A DNA window from Vigna angularis cultivar LongXiaoDou No.4 chromosome 1, ASM1680809v1, whole genome shotgun sequence contains the following coding sequences:
- the LOC108338204 gene encoding uncharacterized protein At5g01610, whose translation MDKALTKLGSAWISKKAKAEISHITDDLSALSTTVEEKTKLFINKLKGKSQKALPDLLREYNLPPGLFPRNITCYEFDVAKGKLVVHLSSPCEVCFKDSSIVRYANRVKGSLTKGKLNVLDGMKTKVLVWVKVTSVAVDSYKSDKVWFTAAGVKKSRPKDAYEMPREAIKVESF comes from the exons ATGGATAAGGCTCTCACTAAACTGGGAAGTGCTTGGATCTCCAAGAAAGCCAAGGCAGAGATTTCCCACATAACTGACGATCTATCA GCTCTCTCAACTACTGTGGAAGAAAAGACAAAACTTTTCATCAACAAGCTGAAAG GAAAATCCCAGAAGGCTTTACCAGATCTTCTTCGAGAGTACAACCTTCCTCCTGGTCTGTTCCCCCGGAACATAACTTGCTACGAGTTTGATGTAGCTAAAGGAAAGTTGGTGGTGCACTTGAGCTCTCCCTGTGAGGTGTGCTTCAAGGACTCATCCATTGTGAGGTATGCAAACCGTGTGAAAGGGAGCTTAACAAAGGGTAAGTTGAATGTTTTAGATGGAATGAAGACCAAGGTTCTTGTGTGGGTCAAGGTCACCAGTGTTGCTGTTGACAGTTACAAATCTGACAAAGTGTGGTTCACTGCTGCTGGAGTTAAGAAATCAAGGCCCAAAGATGCCTATGAAATGCCTCGTGAAGCTATTAAGGTAGAATCATTTTGA